tactAACTGCTGCATGATGTTGGCATAttcatttgaaatttgtattgaaaatgtaaaattaattatcaatgaAATACATTCATAATTCTaagtttttatatattaattatattcaaATTCTAAATAAAGATAATACATACCTTAAATAATAATCTTTTATTTAGACAACCATATCATCAAATTCTGCAGCGGTAAATTCATTTTTAGTATTGCATCGTCAAATCACAACAAATACAACAACAGAAACAAGCTCAACTTGTAAGTTTATGCTTTATAGATTTATtgcatacatttattttatagacTGTTCaatatgtattaataaatatcatGTACACAGTTTTGTTGGGTATACTGTAAATCATAATGTGTGTTTCAATTGTTTTATTCTAGCTTTACCTGTAATTGAACCATTGATAACTTCAAGACATTTTCCAAGACCACCTTTGATAGAAACACCACAAACCTGGATTGAGACGCTCAACACAGTGCAAGATACAAAGTTGGGATTAGTTGATCTACATCCTGATGTTTTTGCTACAGAACCACGGTATTTGGTTGATCactttatttttatgatttattcTTATCCAAATGTTAAAGTTGCTTAATCTTTTTATGACACAACATACGAGTacgtttcttttttaaattaggCTTGATATCCTTCATCAAAACGTAAGATGGCAGCAGTCTTATAAGAGAATAGTAAGTACTTGTCTAATCTTATAAAATAGCCTTGCATTTCAATTGTGGGGGAAGTAATACCAGTATTTTGAAAATGTCTGCGTGTATGGGAccattttattacatttcattCTTTTGGatccattgtttaaaatattatcaacagcattttatttctttaattagacacttatttttctttttataaaaagAGTTTTGCAAAAGCGAAATCAAGGGCAGAGAAAAGAGGTGGAGGGAGAAAACCATGGAGACAGAAAGGTACTGGGAGAGCCCGTCATGGAAGCCTCAGGTCCCCAATATTTAAAGGAGGCAAGTTTCACAAAGTTGTcttgtacagtataacattaATAGAAAgtatatttgaaattaattagcaaaattaatgttcataataatagtttattcttaTATAGTGCATATAGGCAAGCTATCAATGCgctgtacataaattaaaacagaCGAGAAGTTgcaataattattaacaaaataaatgttgaattacagGAGGAAAAGCACATGGTCCTCGAGGACCTCAAAGTTACTGGTACGTTTTACCGACAGAAACACGAGCAAAGGGTATGCGCATTATGTTATCAATTAAACATGCTCAGGATGACCTTCATATTGTGGACTTTCTAGATTTACCATCATCAGATCCAgaggtaattattattatagtttgtTCTTAATAAGTTACATGTTGTAGGAGCCATAACCAAATATGTGTTTATAGCAACACTTTTTATTCAAACACTGtaccataaattataatttgtatttattacagTATCTGGTTGATATTGCAAAAGAACGGTGCTGGGGCTCCTCTGTTCTATTTGTCGACAGGTAAGATTAGTGTTGTTATTTTCATTTGAAAGCTGGAGTGTGCAGTgcaataaaaaacacatttcctACACGTTGTCTCTCTCTGGTTGGTTGTCTTTAATGCAAATTAcacataaaatgttataattgtcCTTTTCTTTACAGTAAACCATTGGAAGAGATGCCCAAGAATTTTATAAATGCAATTAATTGTGTTAAATCTTACAATGTTATGACATTAGAAGGTAAGTTGGAACAGTTTTACTTGGTAGTGACATTATTCTATCACTATCTTTTTGTAATATGTAACTTCTGTAATTGTTTGCAGGTTTaaatgtgtacagtatgttgAAACACAAGACACTGGTACTAACATTGGATGTTGTAGACAAACTTGAAGAGCGGTTGTGTTACTATGaaaattgctttaaaaataaatatcaacagCAGTTAAAGAGCATTATACTGTCACAAGATTTATCTTAAGCTTTCAGTTTTGTATTTTAAAGCCCTCCATGTGTCATCTATATAGTAATGTATgctttatattcatttttgcgATGGCTAAAACTATATTAAATAATTGACTTGGAAAGAATTGTTTTATAGTTGTTTGTTTATTCTTTTACAATATTGAAAACTCTGCAGACAAACAATCCTGTGAAGATCTTAAAAAGTATAATTAAGTATATAATGAAAGACACAGAAAGATATGGCATAATCTATATTCCTAAGTTCTCATGCTAACACTATAATATACACATGAACTTTAAACTTAGTGGGGAGGTGTTATAGATTGCGACTACTGTCTATTATAGCACCACCTATACTCGGTGGCAAACAGATTGTTacctagtctgggctccagatggagttttttcttaatattagtaaaaatataaatatttttgcacatatggcatttcatacgtgtattacttgagtttgcattttcagacaaaaatcgcggtcgaaataaaaacaaataaataaataaaaaaaacaaacaatacagacttggggcaagtctaattgTTACCATACTAAAAGAGAAAGTAATCTTTACGTTTATAGTTTGTAGTTCGGAATAAAGTTATTGTTAACCCATgtatatactactgtatattcattttgcaTTCTTGAGTTCCAAGAACATAACACTAATAGTCTAAACAATCAAAAGGTAAAGTCTAAAGttccatatccagtattgcttttattttttagcTTACAAAAATTTCAAAGTGAAAGGGCTAGTGTATAACAATATCAATGGCCATACAATTTTAttcttgatttgtttttattttaataatttgtcaaagtactttTATCAGAGTGCGATTTTATTTTACTTGCCCATGCAAGGTATAATATAACCAGATATCAAGGCAGAAAAAGACTGTGCGAAGCATGGGTTACTGctagtaaattattattacaactactgtatattgtttcAGTAATTAGTACAATTGGAATACTGATGTCACAGATCATTTTCCAGTATTTCTTCATCCACAAGATTTGCTCCTGAAAACaagataataaacaatattatatacacCTGTGTGCATCCTTGCCATTTTATTGGTTATTTAAACATCATGTGTATTAGTTTTATGGATGTtcagctttttgctttttttctgCCTTGCAACTTTCATTATTTATACACTATCCCACAGTGAGAATCATATTTTTCATAGATTAACATCATGTTTTGTGatttattattcttttcaaaCCTTTTTACATTCAGATATCTCCACTTGCTTGAGTATTACCTTCTATCAGCTTTGTATATGATGCTTCCATTGTGTTTAACTCGTGTATCCagcttaaataataa
The window above is part of the Antedon mediterranea chromosome 10, ecAntMedi1.1, whole genome shotgun sequence genome. Proteins encoded here:
- the LOC140061092 gene encoding large ribosomal subunit protein uL4m-like; the encoded protein is MFGRIVKMTSNIAFDLSTNVLRNQTRTTISSNSAAVNSFLVLHRQITTNTTTETSSTSLPVIEPLITSRHFPRPPLIETPQTWIETLNTVQDTKLGLVDLHPDVFATEPRLDILHQNVRWQQSYKRISFAKAKSRAEKRGGGRKPWRQKGTGRARHGSLRSPIFKGGGKAHGPRGPQSYWYVLPTETRAKGMRIMLSIKHAQDDLHIVDFLDLPSSDPEYLVDIAKERCWGSSVLFVDSKPLEEMPKNFINAINCVKSYNVMTLEGLNVYSMLKHKTLVLTLDVVDKLEERLCYYENCFKNKYQQQLKSIILSQDLS